In a genomic window of Octadecabacter temperatus:
- a CDS encoding mandelate racemase/muconate lactonizing enzyme family protein, whose translation MKLQDLDIIITAPPAPGWGGRYWILVKVTTDTGVVGWGECYASSVGPEAMKAVIKDVFERHMQEENPENIELMFRRVYSSGFTQRPDLTVMGAWSGLEIACWDILGKDRDRPVHALIGGRMNDKIRAYTYLYPQPQHPLPEFWASADMAAEVAVSLVEQGYTAVKFDPAGPYTIRSGHMPSMHDIETSVAFCQKIRDAVGPNTDLLFGTHGQFSTGGAIRMGQAIEKFSPLWYEEPIPPDAVAEMAKVAAAVKIPVATGERLTTKAEFATILRSGAANILQPALGRSGGIWETKKIATLAEVYNAQVAPHLYAGPIEWAANVQLAATLPNILMCETIETPFHDALIKSSITIENGYVNVPTTPGLGIEVDEALARAHPLTDDGLHLQMQEDPIGYHGRNLFAGGAPVKA comes from the coding sequence ATGAAACTCCAAGACCTCGACATCATCATCACTGCCCCTCCTGCTCCTGGCTGGGGTGGGCGATATTGGATCTTGGTAAAGGTCACAACGGATACAGGCGTTGTGGGCTGGGGCGAATGCTACGCCTCATCTGTTGGGCCCGAGGCCATGAAGGCCGTGATCAAAGACGTGTTTGAACGCCACATGCAGGAAGAAAACCCAGAGAACATCGAACTCATGTTTCGACGTGTTTATTCTAGCGGCTTCACACAGCGCCCAGATTTGACGGTTATGGGCGCATGGTCAGGCCTTGAAATCGCGTGTTGGGACATCTTGGGCAAAGACCGCGACCGCCCCGTTCATGCACTTATCGGTGGGCGGATGAACGATAAAATCCGCGCCTACACCTACCTGTACCCGCAACCCCAGCATCCGTTGCCAGAATTCTGGGCATCTGCGGACATGGCCGCTGAGGTTGCGGTAAGCTTAGTTGAACAAGGCTATACCGCAGTAAAATTTGACCCCGCCGGCCCCTACACCATCCGTTCCGGACATATGCCGTCGATGCATGACATCGAAACCTCGGTCGCGTTCTGCCAGAAAATCCGCGATGCCGTCGGCCCGAACACTGATCTGTTGTTTGGCACCCATGGCCAGTTTTCCACTGGCGGCGCTATTCGCATGGGTCAAGCCATCGAGAAGTTCAGCCCGCTTTGGTACGAAGAGCCCATCCCACCGGACGCGGTTGCGGAAATGGCCAAGGTCGCCGCTGCTGTCAAAATCCCAGTCGCTACTGGCGAGCGCCTGACCACAAAGGCCGAATTTGCGACGATCCTGCGGTCTGGTGCCGCCAATATCTTACAGCCTGCGCTTGGTCGCTCTGGCGGTATTTGGGAAACCAAAAAGATCGCGACACTCGCCGAGGTCTACAACGCGCAGGTCGCGCCGCACCTTTATGCAGGACCGATTGAGTGGGCCGCCAACGTACAACTTGCCGCGACGCTTCCAAACATCCTGATGTGCGAGACGATTGAAACCCCGTTCCACGACGCGCTGATCAAGTCTTCGATCACCATTGAGAACGGCTATGTGAACGTCCCAACTACGCCTGGCCTTGGCATTGAAGTTGATGAAGCCCTCGCCCGCGCGCATCCGCTAACCGATGACGGTTTGCACCTGCAAATGCAGGAAGATCCGATTGGCTATCATGGCCGCAATCTGTTTGCTGGCGGTGCTCCCGTTAAGGCTTAA